In Lascolabacillus massiliensis, a single genomic region encodes these proteins:
- a CDS encoding translation initiation factor — protein MNDWKKRLDIVYSTNPDYHYNKEGEEISETLPKEKQLLRISLDKRNRNGKSVTLITGFSGNEEDLKELGKLLKTKCGVGGSAKDGEIIIQGDHREKVLDILQKEGYIKSRRI, from the coding sequence ATGAACGACTGGAAAAAAAGACTCGATATTGTTTACTCAACTAACCCCGATTATCACTATAATAAAGAGGGTGAAGAGATCTCTGAAACCTTGCCTAAAGAGAAGCAATTGTTGCGCATCAGTCTGGATAAACGCAACCGAAATGGAAAATCTGTTACACTTATCACAGGCTTCTCAGGTAATGAAGAAGACTTGAAAGAGTTGGGCAAGTTGTTAAAAACTAAATGTGGTGTAGGTGGATCAGCTAAAGATGGAGAGATAATTATCCAGGGAGATCATCGTGAAAAAGTACTTGATATTTTACAGAAAGAGGGGTACATAAAATCGCGACGGATTTGA
- a CDS encoding uridine kinase family protein → MTGKVKVHCLNTDEHKEIPIGTSLVDLIKEFNVKSPYLITNARVNNKTESLTYRVYRPKKVEFVDLTDSSAMRTYVRSLCFILAKAVDDIMPNAKTYLEHAVSKGYYFQIESDMPVGEHELNAIRNRMKEIVEANLPFEQVEEETEKVVELFRSLGLDDKAQLLETSDMLYARYSKLDGYIDYFYGSLTPTTGYITIFDIQPHNGGFLLRVPNRQNPVELEPEVKQEKLLNVYREHLNFLKISRLDNVGDLNRAIREDRVYEVIQVAEAYQSMQINDIAKEISKRFNDGVKVVFISGPSSSGKTTFRKRLEVQLMVNLLKPVGISLDDYFVNRDNTPLDENGEKDYESLYALDLELFEDHMLKLMSSETVELPTYNFVTGKREYRGNFLKMDNNSILIIEGIHGLNPKLTEHIPEDMKFKIYVSALTTISLDDHNWIPASDNRLIRRIVRDYRYRGYSAQTTISRWDSVRHGEDKWIFPFQENADVMFNSAMIYELAAIRRHAEPILMQVPRTVPEYSEAYRLLKFLGYFNYITDRELPPTSLLREFLGGSSFRY, encoded by the coding sequence ATGACAGGCAAAGTTAAAGTACATTGTTTGAATACTGACGAACATAAAGAAATACCAATAGGTACATCATTGGTTGATTTAATTAAAGAGTTTAATGTCAAATCGCCCTATTTAATAACAAACGCTAGAGTTAACAATAAAACGGAATCTCTCACATACAGGGTATACAGACCAAAGAAAGTAGAGTTTGTGGATTTAACCGACTCATCTGCCATGCGTACCTATGTAAGATCACTTTGCTTTATTCTAGCAAAGGCCGTTGACGATATAATGCCAAATGCGAAAACATATCTCGAACATGCTGTTTCTAAAGGATATTATTTTCAGATTGAGTCTGACATGCCTGTTGGTGAACATGAGCTGAATGCTATTCGTAACAGAATGAAGGAAATAGTAGAGGCAAATTTACCATTCGAGCAAGTAGAAGAAGAGACGGAGAAAGTGGTTGAACTTTTCCGTAGTCTGGGCTTGGATGATAAAGCCCAGTTACTTGAAACATCCGATATGCTATACGCACGTTATTCTAAACTTGATGGGTATATCGACTATTTTTATGGAAGTCTTACACCTACAACAGGATATATTACAATTTTTGATATTCAGCCTCATAATGGAGGATTCCTACTGAGGGTGCCAAACAGACAAAACCCGGTTGAACTGGAGCCGGAAGTTAAACAGGAGAAACTTCTAAATGTATATCGTGAACATCTTAATTTCTTAAAGATTAGTCGTCTCGACAATGTAGGAGATCTAAACAGAGCAATCAGAGAAGACCGGGTATATGAGGTGATTCAGGTTGCAGAAGCATATCAGTCAATGCAGATCAACGATATTGCGAAAGAGATCTCAAAAAGATTTAATGATGGAGTTAAAGTGGTATTTATATCAGGTCCATCCTCTTCAGGTAAAACTACATTCCGAAAGCGCCTTGAAGTGCAACTGATGGTGAATCTTTTAAAACCTGTAGGTATTTCGCTTGATGACTATTTCGTGAATCGTGATAATACTCCACTTGATGAGAATGGAGAAAAAGATTACGAATCACTGTATGCTCTGGATCTGGAGTTGTTTGAAGATCATATGCTTAAACTTATGAGCAGCGAGACAGTTGAGTTGCCAACCTATAATTTTGTTACAGGTAAGAGAGAGTATCGTGGTAATTTTCTGAAAATGGATAATAATAGTATACTAATTATTGAAGGTATACATGGACTAAATCCTAAGCTGACCGAACATATTCCAGAAGATATGAAATTTAAAATTTACGTTTCTGCTCTAACTACTATCTCACTTGACGACCACAACTGGATTCCTGCATCTGACAACAGACTTATTCGTCGTATAGTGCGTGATTATAGATATCGTGGCTATTCTGCACAGACCACAATCTCCAGGTGGGATAGTGTTCGCCATGGAGAAGATAAATGGATTTTCCCATTCCAGGAAAATGCAGATGTTATGTTTAACTCAGCTATGATATATGAACTTGCCGCAATCAGAAGACATGCCGAACCTATTCTTATGCAGGTACCACGCACAGTACCTGAGTATTCAGAAGCATATCGTCTGCTGAAGTTTCTTGGCTATTTTAATTATATAACAGATAGGGAATTGCCTCCAACTTCGCTGCTCAGAGAGTTTCTAGGAGGTAGCAGTTTCAGGTATTAA